From the genome of Deinococcus cellulosilyticus NBRC 106333 = KACC 11606, one region includes:
- a CDS encoding glutaredoxin family protein yields MKKSATPRVTVYGTSWCSDVRGIRAYLETIGVRYTYIDIEQDEAAAMLLEKLYEGKRRIPTVAIGQDYRHVPRIWDLNVMLNQHGLLDIRAG; encoded by the coding sequence ATGAAAAAAAGTGCCACACCCCGGGTCACGGTGTACGGCACCTCCTGGTGCAGCGACGTGCGCGGCATCCGTGCATATCTGGAGACCATCGGGGTGCGGTACACCTACATCGACATTGAGCAGGATGAAGCAGCAGCCATGTTGCTGGAAAAACTTTATGAAGGGAAAAGGCGCATTCCAACCGTTGCCATCGGGCAGGATTATCGCCATGTGCCCAGAATCTGGGACCTGAACGTGATGCTGAACCAGCACGGACTGCTGGACATTCGCGCGGGGTGA
- a CDS encoding 3-hydroxyacyl-CoA dehydrogenase/enoyl-CoA hydratase family protein → MKVKTAAVIGAGTMGAAIAAHLANAGIPTLLLDIVLPDQKDRNFLAKQGLDRALKASPAAFMDKDRAKLIRIGNLEDNLKDLANVDWVVEAIIEKLDAKKALWEKLDGLVKPTTIVSSNSSGIPMHLQIEGRSDAFKRQFVGTHFFNPPRYLHLLEVIPTPSTDPDVVKTISEFGDKVLGKGIVNANDVPGFVANRIGVYGMVRTLKHMQDTGISIDEVDALTGPIMGRPKSATMRTADLTGLDVLFHVAGDLQKATPEDEDFTLTPMFLQMIEQKRLGDKTGQGFYKKVKENGKSVILTLDPETMEYVNKGKTRLAELEPIKGQPLPERIKGLTQLPGKYGEFMRKVMMDTFWYAAKMAGNVSNTIVDIDNALKWGFGWEMGPFETMDALGVQNVISYLEKEGRTLPPLLQAMKDSGRTSFYQDGEVVDVKGQPEKYEAPYMILKDLKKDATRVVKSRPGASLVDIGDGVLLLEFHSKMNSLGEDAINMVFTAHKIIEEQGFVGLVMGNQGDNFSAGANLPLILMNAQNGDWDEIDMAIRQFQRATTSLRFSPHPTVVAPFNLTLGGGCEFSLHGDHTQASAETYMGLVEVGVGLLPGGGGTKEMYLRFVDELPANAPLLPALQRAFETIALAKTSTSALEAKKLGYLRDSDGISMNRDRLIQDAKAKVLELARNYVAPTPRQDIPVMGENGYAAIRSALYGMVEGGFASEHDQEVSLAVARVLCGGRTNNRNARVSEQFLLDLERENFLYLCGKRKTQERIAHMLKTGKPLRN, encoded by the coding sequence ATGAAAGTAAAAACCGCTGCCGTGATTGGAGCAGGGACCATGGGTGCTGCCATTGCGGCCCACCTGGCCAATGCTGGCATTCCCACCCTGCTGCTCGACATCGTGCTCCCTGACCAGAAAGACCGCAACTTCCTTGCCAAACAGGGTCTGGACCGTGCCCTGAAAGCCAGTCCAGCCGCCTTTATGGATAAAGACCGGGCCAAACTGATCAGAATCGGCAACCTCGAAGACAACCTGAAAGACCTCGCAAACGTGGACTGGGTTGTGGAAGCCATCATTGAGAAGCTTGACGCCAAAAAAGCCCTGTGGGAAAAACTGGACGGTCTGGTGAAACCCACCACCATTGTGTCCAGCAACAGTTCGGGCATCCCCATGCACCTGCAGATTGAAGGGCGCAGCGATGCTTTCAAACGCCAGTTTGTGGGCACCCACTTCTTCAACCCTCCCAGATACCTGCACCTTCTGGAAGTGATCCCCACCCCCAGCACCGATCCCGACGTGGTCAAAACCATCTCCGAATTTGGCGACAAGGTGCTCGGAAAAGGCATTGTGAATGCCAATGATGTTCCTGGCTTTGTGGCCAACCGCATCGGGGTCTACGGGATGGTGCGCACCCTCAAGCACATGCAGGACACCGGAATCTCCATCGATGAGGTGGACGCCCTGACCGGACCCATCATGGGACGCCCCAAGAGCGCCACCATGCGCACCGCTGACCTGACCGGTCTGGACGTGCTGTTTCATGTGGCTGGCGACCTGCAAAAAGCCACCCCTGAAGATGAGGACTTCACCCTCACCCCCATGTTCCTGCAGATGATTGAACAGAAGCGCCTCGGAGACAAGACCGGACAGGGCTTCTACAAAAAGGTCAAGGAAAATGGCAAGAGTGTCATCCTCACCCTTGATCCCGAGACCATGGAGTACGTCAACAAGGGCAAAACCCGTCTGGCGGAACTCGAACCCATCAAAGGTCAACCTCTCCCTGAGCGCATCAAAGGCCTGACCCAGCTGCCAGGCAAGTACGGCGAATTCATGCGCAAAGTCATGATGGACACCTTCTGGTACGCCGCGAAAATGGCCGGGAATGTCTCCAACACCATTGTGGACATCGACAACGCCCTCAAATGGGGTTTTGGCTGGGAGATGGGTCCTTTCGAGACCATGGACGCCCTGGGCGTACAGAACGTGATCTCCTATCTGGAAAAAGAGGGTCGCACCCTGCCACCTCTCTTGCAGGCCATGAAAGACAGCGGGCGCACCTCCTTCTACCAGGACGGTGAAGTGGTGGATGTGAAGGGACAGCCTGAGAAGTACGAGGCCCCCTACATGATCCTCAAGGACCTCAAGAAAGACGCCACCAGAGTGGTTAAATCTCGACCTGGTGCCAGTCTGGTGGACATTGGCGATGGTGTGCTCTTGCTGGAATTCCACAGCAAGATGAACAGTCTGGGAGAAGACGCCATCAACATGGTCTTCACCGCGCACAAGATCATCGAAGAACAGGGCTTTGTGGGCCTCGTGATGGGCAACCAGGGAGACAACTTCAGTGCTGGAGCCAACCTCCCTCTGATCCTGATGAATGCCCAGAACGGGGACTGGGACGAAATCGACATGGCAATCCGCCAGTTCCAGCGTGCCACCACCTCCCTGCGCTTCAGCCCACACCCCACCGTTGTGGCCCCCTTCAACCTGACCCTCGGGGGTGGCTGTGAGTTCTCCCTGCATGGCGATCACACCCAGGCCAGTGCAGAAACCTACATGGGCCTGGTGGAGGTCGGTGTGGGTCTCCTTCCCGGTGGTGGTGGAACCAAGGAAATGTACCTGCGTTTCGTGGATGAACTTCCTGCGAATGCACCTCTGCTTCCTGCTCTGCAACGCGCCTTTGAAACCATTGCACTGGCCAAAACCAGCACCAGCGCACTGGAAGCCAAAAAATTGGGCTACCTGCGCGACAGCGACGGCATCAGCATGAACCGGGATCGCCTGATTCAGGATGCCAAGGCCAAAGTTCTCGAACTCGCTCGCAATTACGTGGCTCCCACCCCCAGACAGGACATCCCCGTCATGGGCGAAAACGGCTACGCAGCCATCCGAAGTGCCCTCTACGGCATGGTGGAAGGTGGATTTGCCAGCGAACACGATCAGGAAGTCTCTCTGGCTGTGGCCCGTGTGCTCTGTGGTGGACGCACCAACAACAGAAACGCCCGTGTAAGCGAGCAATTCCTGCTGGATCTGGAACGGGAGAACTTCCTTTATCTGTGCGGCAAGCGCAAGACGCAGGAGAGGATTGCACACATGCTGAAGACGGGGAAACCGCTGAGGAATTGA
- a CDS encoding aspartate aminotransferase family protein — MSVPSFVRTDEVLSERYTSARALEHEMAHGNTDLIRALTILGCVGPFKTVSPWEYQDPSGKRLINTGGYSAVPFGDGYPPLVQFMQNYLEHLHTIGLPQQSASTWRAALEHNLVKLLASQDASHADSKVFFSNSGAEANEAAIKFAKATRPKAKHILNFRRAYHGKTQMTMSLTPNPAIQKDFGPLEPNIHTHPYGDLDAVKSTIKKLGSDNVVAIILEPLQGEAGVILPPEGFLKGISDICQATGIILIVDEIQSGLGRVGSWFASIDGGMSPDIITLAKPLGGGMSAVGATLYRKWIFDKVLGGLDCKRHSNTFGGNSLAMAVGLKSLEILVDENLPERSARMGKIALDRLKGIQQKYPEFITEVRGKGMLMAMVFRDISKLGLIQANKDLAELVAEASGLLALRQFYQNGLILNLSLNSTRTLRMTPALTMPEDLFNEMLNRVEVTARRNPRASRLLVNTPPKTLMDLVKFAT, encoded by the coding sequence ATGTCTGTCCCCAGTTTTGTTCGCACCGACGAAGTCCTTTCCGAGCGTTACACCAGCGCACGGGCGCTCGAACACGAAATGGCACACGGCAACACCGACCTGATCCGTGCCCTTACCATTCTGGGCTGTGTGGGGCCTTTCAAAACCGTCAGTCCCTGGGAATACCAGGACCCCAGCGGAAAACGCCTGATCAACACCGGAGGGTACTCTGCTGTGCCTTTCGGGGATGGCTATCCTCCGCTGGTGCAATTTATGCAGAACTACCTGGAGCACCTGCACACCATCGGCCTTCCACAGCAATCCGCCTCCACCTGGAGGGCTGCACTGGAGCACAATCTGGTGAAACTGCTGGCTTCTCAGGATGCCAGCCATGCAGATTCCAAAGTGTTCTTCTCCAATTCCGGGGCAGAGGCCAACGAGGCCGCCATCAAATTTGCCAAAGCGACCCGTCCAAAGGCCAAACACATCCTGAACTTTCGCAGGGCTTACCACGGCAAGACCCAGATGACCATGTCCCTGACCCCGAATCCAGCGATTCAGAAGGATTTCGGTCCACTGGAGCCCAACATCCACACCCACCCTTATGGGGATCTGGATGCTGTGAAATCCACCATCAAAAAGCTGGGCTCAGACAATGTGGTCGCCATCATTCTGGAGCCTCTGCAAGGTGAAGCAGGGGTGATTCTGCCGCCAGAAGGCTTCCTCAAGGGCATCAGTGACATCTGCCAGGCCACCGGGATCATTTTGATTGTGGATGAGATCCAGTCCGGTCTTGGCCGGGTGGGAAGCTGGTTTGCCAGCATTGATGGGGGCATGAGCCCCGACATCATCACCCTTGCCAAACCTCTGGGTGGGGGAATGTCTGCTGTGGGGGCGACCCTTTACCGCAAATGGATTTTCGACAAAGTGCTGGGAGGGCTGGACTGCAAGCGCCACTCCAACACCTTTGGTGGGAACTCCCTTGCCATGGCGGTGGGCCTGAAATCCCTGGAAATCCTGGTGGATGAAAACCTGCCCGAGCGCTCTGCCCGCATGGGGAAAATTGCACTGGACCGACTGAAGGGCATCCAGCAGAAATACCCCGAGTTCATCACCGAGGTGCGTGGCAAGGGAATGCTGATGGCGATGGTCTTTCGGGACATCTCTAAACTGGGTCTGATCCAGGCCAACAAGGATCTCGCCGAACTGGTGGCAGAAGCATCGGGCCTGCTGGCCCTCAGGCAGTTCTACCAGAATGGCCTGATCCTCAACTTGAGTCTGAACAGCACCCGTACCCTGCGCATGACCCCAGCGCTGACCATGCCTGAAGACCTTTTTAACGAAATGCTGAACCGGGTGGAAGTGACCGCCAGACGCAATCCCAGGGCAAGCCGCCTGCTGGTGAACACTCCACCCAAAACCCTCATGGATCTTGTGAAATTTGCAACGTAA
- a CDS encoding MFS transporter — MSSLPTMPPEDRSLFSPRYRNVTIGLLLAILTTAFEAMAVATILPEVAKSLDGLSYYGWAFSAFLLSNIIGTIVGGELIDRMGSAKPFAIFLLIFGLGLVVAGSAGHMAAFVLGRFLQGFGAGGLNAVPFSIMSQLYPDHLRAKLLASISSAWVLPSLFGPILASTIAAASSWHMVFYSVVPLLILVGFLTIPTLQHSTKPVGNPPPFNVRRFGFSILLAVGAAVLLAGLSWQQSIWMWPVTLTGVLLTALASREILPSGIFRFARGIPSGIIVRGCSAFAFFGSEAFMPLGLIEIQKFTVTQAGLLLTVGGVSWSVGSILQARMDSREGPERRVFRVRLGMALLTVGIAISGLSIVGLLPSLTVVLGWAMAGLGMGLGYATNSLIILGQVKEGESGKVSSQLNSAEVLLAALSAGIGGALVAWSKNADLALDIPLKLTFLMLVGVSLLTWVAARRVA; from the coding sequence ATGTCCTCCCTCCCCACCATGCCCCCAGAAGACCGCAGCCTGTTCAGCCCCAGATACCGCAATGTCACCATTGGGCTGTTGCTGGCCATCCTGACCACCGCTTTTGAAGCCATGGCCGTGGCCACCATTCTTCCTGAGGTGGCGAAGTCTCTGGATGGTCTCAGTTACTATGGCTGGGCGTTCAGTGCTTTTCTGCTCAGCAACATCATTGGCACCATTGTTGGTGGAGAACTCATCGACCGCATGGGGTCAGCAAAACCCTTCGCCATCTTCCTGTTGATTTTCGGTCTGGGACTGGTGGTGGCAGGGTCTGCAGGACACATGGCGGCTTTTGTCCTGGGCCGTTTCCTGCAAGGATTTGGAGCTGGAGGTCTCAATGCTGTGCCCTTCAGCATCATGAGCCAGCTTTATCCCGATCACCTCAGGGCAAAACTGCTGGCCAGCATTTCGAGTGCCTGGGTGCTGCCCTCACTGTTTGGCCCGATTCTGGCAAGCACAATTGCTGCAGCCTCCTCGTGGCACATGGTGTTCTACAGTGTGGTGCCCCTGCTGATTCTGGTGGGTTTCCTGACCATCCCCACCCTGCAGCATTCCACAAAGCCAGTCGGCAACCCGCCTCCTTTCAATGTCCGGCGTTTTGGGTTCAGCATTTTGCTTGCCGTTGGGGCCGCCGTGTTGCTGGCCGGGCTCTCCTGGCAGCAGAGCATCTGGATGTGGCCAGTCACCCTCACAGGGGTGCTGCTCACTGCACTCGCCTCCCGTGAAATTCTGCCCTCAGGCATTTTCCGCTTTGCAAGGGGCATTCCCTCAGGGATCATCGTGAGGGGATGCAGTGCCTTTGCTTTCTTTGGATCGGAAGCCTTCATGCCTCTTGGACTGATCGAGATCCAGAAGTTTACGGTCACCCAGGCGGGTCTGCTGCTCACCGTGGGGGGCGTCTCCTGGTCAGTGGGCTCCATTCTTCAGGCCCGCATGGATTCCAGAGAAGGCCCTGAACGCAGGGTCTTCAGGGTGCGACTGGGCATGGCCCTGCTCACCGTGGGCATTGCCATCTCAGGTCTGAGCATTGTCGGTTTGCTTCCCAGTCTGACTGTGGTGCTGGGGTGGGCCATGGCCGGACTCGGCATGGGTCTGGGCTACGCCACCAACAGCCTGATCATTCTGGGACAGGTGAAAGAAGGCGAATCCGGCAAGGTCTCCTCTCAGCTCAACAGTGCAGAAGTGCTGCTGGCCGCCCTATCTGCAGGCATTGGCGGAGCACTGGTGGCATGGAGCAAAAATGCAGACCTTGCCCTGGACATTCCCCTCAAACTGACCTTCCTGATGCTGGTCGGGGTGTCACTGCTGACCTGGGTGGCGGCGCGGCGGGTGGCGTAA
- a CDS encoding fumarylacetoacetate hydrolase family protein has product MRIVRFEKDGHTYWGELDHQLVHVLTGFMGERTAVNFDATQVKLLAPATPSKIVCVGRNYADHIKELGNMPATGDLPKEPGLFLKAPNTLADPEQEVEYPSWTENLHFEGELGLVISRRAKHIRKEDALDYVYGYTCALDITARDKQRSDLQWFRGKSADHFCPLGPWIETELDPFHLQVMTRVNGETRQDGNTEQMIFDIPTVLEYVSAFMTLEPGDVVITGTPDGVGPLNRGDRVEVEVEGIGVLVTHIR; this is encoded by the coding sequence ATGCGCATTGTTCGATTTGAAAAAGACGGCCACACCTACTGGGGAGAGCTCGACCACCAGCTTGTTCACGTCCTGACCGGATTCATGGGAGAACGGACTGCAGTCAATTTTGACGCCACCCAGGTGAAACTCCTCGCACCAGCAACTCCCAGCAAGATTGTTTGCGTGGGCCGCAATTATGCCGATCACATCAAGGAACTGGGCAACATGCCCGCCACTGGGGACCTGCCCAAAGAGCCCGGACTCTTCCTCAAAGCCCCCAACACCCTGGCAGACCCTGAGCAGGAAGTGGAGTACCCCTCCTGGACCGAGAACCTGCACTTTGAAGGTGAACTTGGCCTGGTCATCTCTCGACGTGCAAAACACATCCGCAAAGAAGACGCGCTGGATTATGTTTATGGTTACACCTGCGCACTGGACATCACCGCCAGAGACAAACAGCGTTCAGACCTGCAGTGGTTCAGAGGCAAGAGCGCCGACCACTTCTGCCCGCTCGGTCCCTGGATCGAAACCGAACTTGACCCCTTTCACCTGCAGGTGATGACCCGCGTGAACGGAGAAACCCGCCAGGACGGTAACACCGAACAGATGATCTTCGACATCCCCACCGTGCTGGAATACGTTTCTGCTTTTATGACCCTGGAACCCGGAGATGTGGTCATCACAGGCACCCCCGATGGCGTTGGACCGCTGAACAGGGGAGACCGCGTGGAGGTCGAAGTTGAGGGCATTGGTGTGCTGGTGACGCACATCAGGTGA
- a CDS encoding thiolase family protein — MREAVIVSAVRTPVGRGIKGTLANTRPDDLAALALEEAVKRAGIDKALVEDVYLGCAIPEAEQGLNIARLAALRAGFPDTTGGVTINRFCSSGLQTIAMAGAAIQTGQADVMLAGGVESMSMVPMSGHNPSPNPTLMDTRPGAYIGMGLTAENIAAKYGISREDQDRFALASHQKAAKAQEEGKFKDEVVPVPVRVDKYKGTKVVSETVLFENDELIRKDGSLESMAGLKPAFKQGGSVTAGNASPFSDGAAAVLIMSREKADELGLQPIGRFLGFAVGGVEPEYMGIGPVKAVPKVLQQVGLTMDDIDLFELNEAFAAQALAVVRELGIPEEKLNVNGGAIALGHPLGCSGAKLTATILHELKRRGGKYGVVTMCIGGGMGAAGVFEAL; from the coding sequence ATGCGCGAAGCTGTGATCGTGAGTGCCGTCCGGACTCCGGTAGGAAGAGGAATCAAAGGAACCTTGGCCAACACCCGCCCAGATGATCTGGCTGCCCTCGCTCTGGAGGAAGCCGTCAAGCGTGCCGGAATCGACAAAGCCCTGGTGGAAGATGTGTATCTCGGGTGTGCCATTCCCGAAGCCGAGCAGGGCCTGAACATTGCCCGTCTGGCCGCCCTGCGTGCAGGTTTTCCTGACACCACGGGTGGAGTGACCATCAACCGGTTCTGCTCTTCTGGGCTGCAGACCATTGCCATGGCGGGTGCTGCGATCCAGACCGGTCAGGCCGATGTGATGCTGGCCGGAGGCGTGGAATCCATGAGCATGGTGCCCATGAGTGGACACAACCCCAGCCCCAACCCCACCCTGATGGACACCCGTCCTGGTGCATACATCGGCATGGGTCTGACTGCAGAAAACATTGCTGCAAAATACGGCATCAGCCGTGAGGACCAGGACAGGTTTGCTCTGGCCAGCCACCAGAAAGCTGCAAAAGCCCAGGAAGAGGGCAAGTTCAAAGACGAAGTGGTGCCTGTGCCTGTCCGGGTGGACAAATACAAGGGAACCAAAGTGGTCAGTGAAACGGTCCTGTTTGAGAACGACGAACTGATCCGCAAAGATGGAAGCCTGGAAAGCATGGCAGGCCTGAAACCCGCCTTCAAACAGGGTGGAAGTGTCACTGCAGGCAATGCCAGCCCTTTCAGCGATGGTGCTGCTGCGGTCCTGATCATGAGCCGCGAGAAAGCCGATGAACTCGGACTGCAACCCATCGGGCGTTTCCTGGGCTTTGCGGTGGGCGGCGTGGAGCCCGAGTACATGGGCATCGGGCCTGTCAAAGCTGTGCCCAAAGTGCTGCAGCAGGTGGGTCTGACCATGGACGACATTGACCTGTTTGAGCTGAACGAGGCTTTTGCGGCCCAGGCCCTCGCAGTGGTGCGTGAACTGGGCATCCCGGAAGAAAAACTGAACGTGAACGGTGGAGCCATTGCGCTGGGTCACCCCCTGGGTTGCTCTGGTGCAAAACTCACCGCCACCATCCTGCACGAACTGAAGCGCCGTGGAGGCAAGTACGGCGTGGTGACCATGTGCATTGGTGGAGGCATGGGTGCCGCTGGGGTGTTTGAAGCCCTGTAA
- a CDS encoding YidB family protein — protein MGLLDSLGQLLGNNSNILRILFMLLQQSGGLENLLSKLQRGNESTRHAVGSWVNTGPNAQISVPELESALGPETIDKVSGQTGMDRNELLTLVAQNLPQFIDQLTPDGSVNHNTHALVTQAQEKLDVPRL, from the coding sequence ATGGGACTCCTAGACTCACTTGGACAGCTTCTCGGAAACAACAGCAACATCCTCAGAATTCTCTTCATGCTGCTGCAGCAATCTGGAGGCCTCGAAAACCTGCTCTCCAAACTTCAACGTGGCAATGAAAGCACCCGACATGCCGTCGGGAGCTGGGTCAATACAGGTCCAAACGCCCAGATCAGTGTGCCTGAACTTGAAAGTGCCCTCGGCCCTGAAACCATTGACAAAGTCTCTGGTCAAACCGGAATGGACCGCAATGAACTCTTAACCCTGGTCGCCCAGAACCTGCCCCAGTTCATTGACCAGCTCACCCCGGACGGCAGCGTCAACCACAACACCCATGCCCTGGTCACCCAGGCCCAGGAAAAACTGGACGTTCCCCGCCTATGA
- a CDS encoding type 1 glutamine amidotransferase domain-containing protein encodes MSKRILFVLTSHDDLAGLRKTGFYVSEAAHPFHVFKQHGYQIDFVSPLGGKAPINGLNLEDPQQKAFIEDPEVAQKLNDTMTPDQVNPADYEAIFYVGGHGTMWDFKDNTELARIAASIYEQGGVVSAVCHGPAGLVNIRLSDGQSLVAGKNVAAFTNAEEAAPGLTGVVPFLLESALIERGANHIPAPLWANNVQVSERLVTGQNPASATGVAEAVVKLLEKQPAQV; translated from the coding sequence ATGTCAAAACGCATTCTGTTCGTGCTCACCAGCCATGACGACCTTGCAGGCCTTCGCAAAACAGGGTTTTATGTTTCCGAAGCCGCCCATCCTTTCCATGTCTTCAAGCAGCATGGATACCAGATCGACTTTGTGAGCCCTCTGGGAGGCAAAGCACCCATCAATGGCCTGAACCTTGAAGACCCCCAGCAGAAAGCCTTCATTGAAGACCCAGAAGTGGCCCAGAAGCTGAACGACACAATGACGCCCGATCAGGTGAATCCTGCAGATTACGAAGCGATTTTTTACGTGGGTGGCCACGGGACCATGTGGGACTTCAAGGACAACACCGAACTGGCCCGGATTGCTGCCAGCATTTACGAGCAGGGTGGCGTGGTTTCGGCAGTCTGCCATGGTCCCGCAGGCCTGGTGAACATTCGCCTCTCAGATGGTCAATCCCTTGTGGCAGGCAAAAACGTTGCTGCCTTCACCAATGCAGAAGAGGCTGCCCCAGGCCTCACCGGTGTGGTGCCCTTCCTGCTGGAAAGTGCGCTGATTGAGCGTGGAGCAAACCACATTCCTGCTCCCCTGTGGGCCAACAATGTGCAGGTTTCAGAACGTCTGGTCACAGGGCAGAATCCAGCCTCTGCAACGGGTGTGGCAGAGGCTGTGGTGAAGTTGCTTGAAAAACAACCTGCCCAGGTCTAA
- a CDS encoding MliC family protein: MKAAPVFLSMVVLGSAALAGGGLPEKTSAWYRCEDGTRVQATYHNPPSRESFVNLRWKNKSVQLPLAISGSGSRYSDGKLEWWVAGNASTGWKEVGMLHRLNSRTGQMDVVIYQECKLL; the protein is encoded by the coding sequence ATGAAAGCTGCTCCAGTTTTTCTTTCCATGGTCGTGCTCGGTTCTGCTGCACTGGCAGGTGGAGGCCTCCCAGAGAAAACCTCTGCCTGGTACCGCTGCGAAGATGGTACACGTGTTCAGGCGACTTACCACAATCCACCGTCCAGAGAATCTTTTGTGAACCTTCGCTGGAAAAACAAAAGTGTTCAGTTGCCTCTTGCCATTTCTGGAAGTGGAAGCCGTTACTCAGATGGAAAACTGGAATGGTGGGTTGCTGGAAATGCCAGCACAGGCTGGAAAGAAGTGGGCATGCTGCACAGGCTGAATTCCAGGACTGGCCAGATGGATGTTGTGATTTATCAGGAGTGCAAACTGCTTTGA
- a CDS encoding citrate/2-methylcitrate synthase — protein MTTTPIARGLEGVVFTESKLTFIDGEKGILTHLGIPIQEWAESSSFEELSYALLHGRLPNAKELDHFDHDLRQHRYVPQELIENIKLYPRRMNPMQALRTAVSHLGMLDPHSEDDTHEGRYRIGVHLIAQFATIIAAIARVKEGKEPVAPRKDLGHAANFLYMLKGHVPTEEEARLFDMALILHADHSMNASTFTAIATISTLSDMYSAITSAVGSLKGPLHGGANEAVMDMLDDIGSLSHVDDYIGGKLERKEKIMGVGHRVYKYFDPRSRVLRDYAALVAEKQGKSNYYQMLERIEGIVLEKLSAKKLYPNVDFYSGVVYSDLGIKKEFFTPIFALARISGWVASVLEYVEHNRLLRPNALYTGPVDQHYVEIEKR, from the coding sequence ATGACTACCACTCCCATCGCCCGAGGACTAGAAGGCGTGGTCTTCACCGAGAGTAAACTCACCTTCATTGATGGTGAAAAAGGCATCCTGACCCACCTGGGCATTCCGATCCAGGAATGGGCCGAAAGCTCCAGCTTCGAAGAGCTCTCCTACGCCCTGCTGCACGGCAGACTGCCCAATGCCAAAGAGCTGGACCATTTCGACCACGATCTGCGCCAGCACCGCTACGTTCCCCAGGAACTCATTGAAAACATCAAGCTGTATCCACGCCGCATGAACCCCATGCAGGCCCTGCGCACCGCAGTGAGCCACCTGGGCATGCTGGACCCCCACAGCGAGGACGACACCCACGAAGGCCGTTACCGCATCGGGGTGCACCTGATCGCGCAATTTGCCACCATCATTGCTGCCATTGCCCGCGTGAAGGAAGGCAAAGAGCCCGTGGCCCCCAGAAAAGATCTGGGCCACGCCGCCAACTTCCTGTACATGCTCAAAGGTCACGTCCCCACCGAAGAAGAAGCCCGTCTCTTCGACATGGCCCTGATTCTGCACGCCGACCACAGCATGAACGCCTCCACCTTCACGGCCATTGCCACCATCTCCACCCTGTCTGACATGTACAGTGCCATCACCAGTGCTGTGGGCTCCCTCAAAGGCCCCCTGCACGGTGGAGCCAACGAGGCCGTCATGGACATGCTGGACGACATTGGCAGCCTGAGCCACGTGGACGATTACATTGGCGGCAAACTGGAGCGCAAAGAGAAGATCATGGGCGTGGGTCACCGCGTCTACAAATACTTCGATCCCCGCAGCCGCGTTCTGCGTGATTACGCTGCTCTGGTGGCCGAGAAGCAGGGCAAGAGCAACTACTACCAGATGCTTGAGCGCATCGAAGGCATCGTGCTGGAGAAACTGAGCGCCAAGAAGCTCTACCCCAACGTGGACTTCTACAGTGGTGTGGTGTACTCCGACCTCGGCATCAAGAAGGAGTTCTTCACCCCCATTTTCGCCCTTGCCCGCATCAGTGGCTGGGTGGCCAGTGTGCTGGAGTACGTCGAGCACAACCGCCTGCTGCGTCCCAACGCCCTGTACACCGGTCCTGTGGACCAGCACTACGTCGAAATCGAAAAGCGCTGA